In Myxococcus xanthus, the genomic window GTGGCACGCGGCCCGTGAGCGGCGTGTCCTGGCGCTGCTGGACCATGAGCTGCGCTTCCTCCCTGCGCGGCAGCGGATGCGAGCGCTGCTGCGTTCCGGTGAGCTGGGCGCGGTGCGCGGCGCGCGTGTCTTCTATCGCAACGACAACCGCGCCTCGCCGGAGCGGCCGTGGGACTGGTGGTCGGACGCGTCGCAAGGAGGCGGCCTCCTGGGCGCCATCGGCTCGCACGCGGTGGACACGCTGCGCTTCATGCTGGGCGCCGAGCCCGACGAGGTGCTGGGCGAGCTGGCCACGCACACGCCCGAGCGGCCCGATGCGCTCACGGGACAGTCGCGCCCGGTGACGAGCGACGACGAGGCGCGGCTGCTGCTCCGCTTCGGTGCGACGACAGCCGCAATCGAGATGTCGATGGTGTCCTCCGGCAAGCCCGTGCACGGCGTCGAGGTGTCCTGCGCGCGCGGGGGCCTGCGCGTGGAGGGCCGCGAGCTGTGGCGCTCCACGGTGGGGGCACGTGCCTGGGAGCGGGTAGCGCTTCCCGAGGAACCGCCGCTTCCACCCGGCCTGCCAGACAACGAGTGGGCGCGCGGCTTCCTGCTGTTGGCCGGTGCGCTGACGCAGGCCCTGCGCGAAGGCCGCGCCTCGGTGGAGGACGCGGCCACGCTGGAGGACGGCTGGCGCAACCAACGGGTGTTGGATGCGGCTCGGCGCTCACATGCGGAGCGCCAGTGGATTCGCCTGTCCTCCGGGCCGTAAGTGCTTCCCTCCCATCCCGGAGGACACGGCGGGCTTCAGGGCGACCGTCTCAGGAGGAGAGTGAAGCCTCCTTTGTTTCACAATCACTTGCGCCTCCCGGACCCATTGCTCGTTGCAGAGTGATTGCAGTGGCAGTGCCAATGAAAGGCGTCCTCGAGGTGCGGAAGTTCGTGGGGGGATTCAACCTGGGCCCGACTTCACGGGCGCCTTTCTTTCCCTCTCGGTCCGGAGCAATGGCCCTGGAGGGCCGTGTGATGTCCACCCGCCCACTGCCCAGGTGGAGATGCGCGCGACCGTTGCCAGATTGCATCGGAAGGAGCCACCGGATGAAAGACCAGCCCGCCGCACCCGAACGACCGGATGCACCAGCGCCCGCCGGGCCGCCTGCTGGCACGAAGCCCCCGTGGCACGCGCTGCCACCGGACCAGGTGCTGACGTCGCTCGGGAGTACGGCCGAAGGGCTGACGGACGAGGAAGCGCGCGAGCGGCTGTCGCGTCATGGGCCCAACGTGCTGGAGCGCGCCCAGGGGGATGGCCCGCTGAAGCTGCTGTGGCGGCAGGTGAACAGCCCCTTCATCTGGGTGCTCATCGCCTCCGCGGTGCTGGCTGTCATCATGGGGAAGGTGACGGACGGGCTGGTGGTGGCCGCGGTGGTGGTGCTCAACACCCTCATCGGCTTCGTGCAGGAGTACCGCGCGGGGAAGGCCATTGAGTCGCTCAGCCGCATGGTGCCGGAGAACGCCACGGTGATTCGCGCGGGCCGCAAGCTGCGGGTCCCCGCGGCGCAGGGCGTGCCGGGCGACGTCATGGAGCTGGCGCCGGGTGACAAGGTGCCCGCGGACATGCGGCTGCTCTCCGCGCGCAACCTCACGGTGGAGGAGGCCGCGCTCACGGGCGAGTCCGTGCCCGCGCAAAAGGCCGTGGCGCCCGTGCCGGAGGAGGCGGAGTTGGGGGACCGGGCCAGCCTGCTCTTCGGTGGCACCCTGGTGACGTCCGGCTCTGCCACCGCGGTGGTGGTGGCCACCGGGCAGGCCACCGAGCTGGGCCGCATCTCCACGCTGCTCCGCGAGGCCACCGACCTCCAGACACCGCTCACCAAGGCGCTGGCCGTCATCGGCAAGTACATCACCCTGGGCATCCTGGTGATCTCCGCCGCGCTGCTGGGGGTGGGGTTGGTTCGTGGCTACGCGGTGAGCGAGGCCGTCGTGGTGGCGATTACGCTGGCTGTCGCCGCCATTCCAGAAGGACTGCCCGCCATCGTCACCATCGCCCTGGCCATTGGAGTGCAACGCATGGCCGCCCGGCGCGCCGTCATCCGCAAGCTGCCCGCGGTGGAGACGTTGGGCAGCACCACCGTCATCTGTACGGACAAGACGGGCACGCTCACCCGCAATGAGATGACGGTGCAGGCCTTGTGGACGACCCACGGGCGCTACGCGCTCAGCGGCGTGGGCTACTCCCCCAAGGGGGCGCTGACGCGGGGAGGCCCGCCGTTGGAGGCGCCGCCGCCAGACGTGTGTGAGCTGCTGCTGGCGGGCGCGCTGTGCAACGACGCCGCGCTCCAGCCCCGCGATGGACAGTGGGACATGACGGGCGACCCCACCGAGGCCGCGCTGTTGGTGGCGGCGGAGAAGGTGGGCATGCACGTGGACGACGCCCGGCAGGCGCACCCTCGCGTGGACGCCATCCCCTTCGAGTCGGAGAACCAGTTCATGGCCACCCTGCACGATGACGGGAAGGGCGGCCGCCGCATCCTGCTCAAGGGGGCGCCGGAAGTCGTCCTGCGCCGCTGCGCCCTGGAGGACGGCTGCTCGTCCAGCTCGGTGCTGGCGGAGGTGGACGGCCTGGCGCGGCAGGGCATGCGCGTGCTCGCGGTGGCATACCGGGAGGTGACGGTGTCACACGTCGCGTTGCGCATGGAGGACGTCGAGGGCGGCCTGCGGCTGCTCGGCCTGGAGGGGATGATTGACCCGCCTCGCGAGGAGGCCATGGCCGCGGTGCGCGCCTGCCACGAGGCGGGAATCACGGTGAAGATGATTACCGGTGACCACCCCTCCACGGCGGCGGCCATCGGCGCGCAGTTGGGCCTGCTGAAGCCGGGGGAGGAGGGCGTCACAGGCGCGCGGCTGGCCACCACGGATGATGCGGCGCTGGAGGAGGTGGCCCTGCGCTCCAACGTCTTCGCGCGGGTGGCGCCCGAGCACAAGCTGCGGCTGGTGCGCGCGCTCCAGCGCCGGCAGCACGTGGTGGCCATGACGGGGGACGGCGTCAACGACGCGCCCGCGCTCAAGCAGGCCAACATCGGCGTGGCCATGGGCATCACCGGCACGGCGGTGGCGAAGGACGCGGCGGACATCGTGCTGACGGATGACAACTTCGCCTCCATCGTCGCGGCGGTGGAGGAGGGGCGGCGCGTCTACGACAACCTCATCAAGTCGCTGGCCTTCGTCCTGCCCACCAACCTGGGGCTGGCGCTCATCCTGCTGTTCGGCGTGTCCCTCTTCCCCATCCAGGAGGTGGGCGGACGGCTGGTGCCGCTGATGGCCATGCTGCCCACTCAGTTGCTCTGGATAAACCTGGTGGCCACGGTGTCACTGGCGCTGCCGTTGGCCTTCGAGGCCCGGGAGCCGGACGTCATGCGCAGGGCACCCAGGGACCCCGAAGCGCCGGTGCTCAACCGCTTCGTGGTGATGCGCACCGGACTGGTGGCGTTGCTGATGACCGCGGGCGCCATCGGCCTCTTCCTGTGGGAGTACCGCCGGGACATTCCTCGCACGGGAAACGCGCACGCGCTGGCCGAGGCCCAGACGATGGCGGTGAACACCGTCATCAGCTTCCAGATGTTCTACCTGTTCATGTGCCGCAGCCTCATGGGCTCGGTGCGCAAGGTGGGCCTCTTCAGCAACCGCTCGGTGTTCGTGGGCATGGGCCTGCTGGTGCTGCTCCAGGTGGCCTTCATGTACCTGCCCTTCATGCAGCGCGTGTTCGGCACCGCGCCCCTGGGCTTGGAGGACGTGGGCCTGTCCATCCTGGTGGGCGCGGTCGTGCTGCCGGTGGTGGGGCTGGAGAAGTGGCTGCGGCAGCGCAAGGACGACACGGACGCTTCATCAGGACGCGGCGCCGCGCGGCTGCGCGAGCGTGTGCCCACGTGAGGCGGCTCAGGGACGCGCGGCGGCGTCCGGCAGCGTCCAGTCCCGCTCCATGAAGGCGATGCGGCACTGGTCCAGCCGGGGGCCGCAGGCGCGGTCCAGGTCACTGCGGGTGTCGCAGCCCGGGCGCTCCTCGCAGGTGTCCGGCAGGAAGGCCCAGACGAACTGGAGCACGTTGCCGCCGCGGCCCTCGGGCAGCGCGGCGAGGAAGTCCTCGCGGTACTCCTCGAAGAGCGACGTCAGGTAGACGGTGTCCCGCTCCAGCCGCACGTTGCGCCGGTCGCCCACGAAGCGGCGTCCGGCCTCGTTGAGCTGCGAGTCCAGGAACTCCGGCTGGAAGTGCGAGCCGTCCAGCCGGGGGCCCCCGCGCGCGGCCTGGAAGAGCGCCAGGTGGATGCGCGGGTCGGCGAACTCGCGGCGCAGCACGCGGTTGTGCAGTGCCCACAGCGTCAGCCGCTCTCCGCCCAACGCCCAGGAGCGGCCCCAGAAGAAGCGTCCCAGCAGGGGCTGCTGCACGGTTTCGAGGTACGGGTAGCCGTCCACCACCTGCTGGAGCACGAGCGCGTTGTAGGCGTTGAGCCAGTAGGCCAGCGCGTCCTCCGGCGTGGGAAAGACGTCCGGGCGGTTGTGGGGGGAGAACGACGCCAGCGAGTCGACGAAGCCGTCCAGCGTCTTGCGCTCGCGCCCCACCGAGGCGAAGTCCACGTCACCGTCCGGGCGCACGTGCCGCAGCACCTTCTCGTAGTCGTGGTAGCTGAACGGGGTGGCGGGGGAGGGCACGCGCGCGGGCAAGAGGCCCTGGACATGAAGCGCGCCTCCCGCGCCCAGCAACGCGGCCACGGCGAGCAGCACGGCGAAGACGTGGGGACGACGGCGAGGAGCGGAAGAGGTGGCCACGGGGGCGGGAGCATAACCCAGGGGGACGGGGGCTGCCCGGCCCTCCAGTTCACCCCGCGTAACTCGGAGTCCATTCCAAGCAGGGATAGTCGTCGACTTATACTGGGCCCTCATGGAGCCTACCCCCAAGGTCATCCGTCACTTCCACCCGGTGCTCTCCGCCCGCGCGCTGGGCACCCGGCCGGTCCGCGTGGAGGTGGCGGGCCGCGCCTACGCGCTCTTCCGGGACGGCACAGGGCAGCCCGCGGCGCTCGCGGATGCCTGCCCCCATCGCTTCGCGCCGCTGTCCAAGGGGACGGTGCGCGCGGACGGCCGGCTCCAGTGTCCGTACCACGGCTGGCGCTTCGACGCGGAGGGGCGCGGCAGCAACCCCAGCCAGCCGGAGCTGCGCCACTGTGACGCGCGCAGCTTCCAGGTGGTGGAGCGCTACGGCTACCTGTGGCTGGCCGAGCGGGACACGCCGCTTTCGGCCATGCCCGACATGGGCGATGAGGGCTACGTCTTCGGCGGCGCGTTCTCCACGCACTTCGCGGCGCCGCTGCACGTGTCGCTCGACAACTTCAGCGAGGACGAGCACACGCCCTACGTCCACACCCGGCTGGGCTGGGACGACCCGAACGCGGGCCGGGTGGAGTTCGAGGCGCGCAACCTGGAGGACCGCACGGAGGTGCACTACCGTGCCCCGCAGCGGCCCGCGCCCATCATGACGGTGCTGGGCGTGCGCGACGGTGACTTCTTCCAGAACGACTGGGTGACGCGCTTCGACCCGGTGCGCAGCCAGTACACCATCCGCTGGGTGGCGCCGGACGGCTCGCCGCGTCCCTTCATCACCCGGGCGAACATCTTCTTCGTGCCGGAGACGGCGCGCACCACGCGCCTGCACGTCTTCTCATTCCTGCGCACCGAACAGCGGCTGCTGCGTCCGCTGCTCCCCGTGGCGGCGCGGGCGGCCATGGCGCTCACCTGGTGGGAGGTGCGCGACGACGCGCGCTTCATCACCACCGTGGCGGACACGCCCTACAGTCACAAGGGCATGCGGCTGGACCGTTTCGACGCGCCGCTGGTGCACCAGCGGCGGCTCATGGAGCGCATCTACTACGGCGCCGGTCCGAAGATGACGGGGGCCGTGGTGCCGCTCTCCCGCGAGGCCCCGGGCGGCTGAAGGCCCCCAGGGCGCGCTCGCGCTCAGTGCAATGAGGGAGAGGGCTCTTCGTGCGCCGGAGTGGCCACGCCGGTGCGCGCCTCGTAGGCGTTGCAGCCGCTTTCTCCGGACACTTCCAATTCGAACTCGGCCAGCTCCGGCTGCATGCAGCGGTGCGTCTCGCCGGCGCTCTGGGGGGTCTGGTTGGCGAAGTATCGGCAGCCCTTGCAGTTGCCCCACTGTCCTTCCGCCATGACGTCCTCCTCGGGAAAGGGTGTGATGCCTCTCTTCACGAGGGTGGGGTTGGCGAAGGCCGCTCACAACCGGCGCTCGCCGCCCACCTTCCACGGCGGGCAACCCGGCGCCTGGGAATGGCGGGCGCCGGGAAGCCGCGCGGAATTACGGCTGCCGGGGGGCGTCCGCCGGCCCTTCCTGGGTGGGCTGCGTCGGCTGCGTCTGCTCCGGCAGCGGCTGGAGGAACGGCGCCTCCGAGGTCTCCACCTTCAGGTCCGTCGTCAGGGGACGGGCGCCGAACGCGCCCACCGCGCGCAGCAGGCGCAGGCCGGCGAGCGAGGCCTGCAGCCGCTCACCCACCAGACCAATCTCCGCCTGCGTCAGCGCGGTGTTCGCGTCCGCGACCTCCAGGTACGTGGCCACGCCTTCCTTGAAGGAGACCTCGGTGAGGCGATGGGACTCGCGCGCCAGCTCCACGGCCTGTGAGGCCTTGAGGCGGTTGGCCAGGGCGCTCTCCAGGTCGAGCTGCGCGGTATTCACTTCCTGGCGCGCGGTGAGCTCCGCCTTGCGCTGCAGCGCCCGGTTCTCCGCGATGACGGCCGAGGCCTCCTGCAGGTTGGCCTCACGCAGGCCGCCGTCCCACAACGTCCAGCTGGCGCCCAGGGTGATGAGCCAGATGCGGTTGGAGCCCACGAGGCCCGCCGCGTTGCTGATGTTGTAGGTGCCGGAGACCTGCACGTTGGGCAGGTAGCTGAGCCACACGCCGCGCTTGTTGATTTGCGCCAGCTCCACGGACTCACGCGCCGCGGCGACGTCCGCGCGCTGCTCGAGCGAGCGCTCGACGAGCACGCCGGTGTCCGTCTTCTCGGGCACCTGGGGCTCCGGTGGCGGCGCCACGTCGAAGTTCGGGTTGTCCAGCGCCAGCAGGGTGGCCAGCACCAGCTTGGCGGACGCCTCCGCGTTGCGCGCGCGGATCAGGTCCTGCTCCGCACGGGCCAGGTCCTGCTCGGCGCGCAGCAGCGCCACGCGCGTCACCGTACCCGCCTCGAAGCGGACCTGCGTGTCCTTGGCGCGCGCGCTGTTGAGCTCCACCAGCCGCTCCTGCACCGCCACGGCCTGTGCCTGCGCCACGGTGCCGTAGTACGCCTGCGCCACGCCGAAGAAGATTTCGCGCCGCGCCTGCTCCACGTTGAGCTCCGCCACGCGCTCCGCCTTGTAGGCGGCCTGGATGCCGGCCCACAGCTGCGGGGCGATGAGGGCCTGCCGCACCTGGCCCTGGGCCTGCATCTGCACCCGCGGCTGGATGACGATTTCCACGGGCGCGAGCGGACCCGCGGGAATCACCGCTTCGATGGAGTTGCGGGTGATGGCGCCGTTGACGGTGACGTTGGGGAGGTAGCCGGCCCAAGCCTTGCGCGACGCGGTATCCGCCTGAGCGAGGCGGGCCTGTGCGGCCTTGAGGTCCAGGTTCTCCTTGCGGGCGCGGTTGAGCGCGTCCTCCAGGGTCAGCGTAGGCGGCGGTGCCGCGGCCAGGGTGGCCGCCAGGGACAGCGCCAGGAATGAACTCATGACCGCCTCTACCTCCTCAAGGGCCCGCGCCGGCGCGGGCCACTGCGTCCAGGATGGACTTGCTACGGGTTCGAGCCTCGGGTCGGCAGCCATAGTCCATGACGTCCGAATTTGGAAGCTCCGGAATGTAGTAGCCCTCAATAGTTGATGAGGTCAATTGTTTAGGTGGCTCAGGTGACATAACATGAGAGGCATGAACGGGAGCGGCGAGCAGCTGGAGCGGAAGACGAAGCCGGGGAGTGGGCCCGGACAGGCCGGACCCGCGGGTGACTTGCCACGCCAGGCGTGGACACTCCTCTTCGAGCTGATGCACACACACATGCGCAACTTCCCCGCACTGGCGGCGGAGTTCGACCTGTCGCCGGTGCAGGCGCACGTGTTGCGGCAGTTGGGGGAAGGGCCGCTGGCCATGAGCACGCTGGCCGCCTACCTGTCGTGCGACGCGTCCAACGTCACGGGCCTGGTGGACCGGATGGAGGCGCGCGGACTGGTGGTGCGCCGCAGCTCCGAGCAGGACCGGCGGGTGAAGATGCTGGTCCTGACGGAGGACGGCGCTGCGCTGCGCGAGCGGCTGCTGGAGCGCATCTTCGAGCCGCCGGACGCCATCTGCGGCCTGCCGGAAGAGGACCTGTGCGCGCTGCGCGACATCATGCGCCGCGCGCTGGGCGCGCAGTAGGCGCCTCGCGTCAGTCCAGCAGGAA contains:
- a CDS encoding Gfo/Idh/MocA family protein, which produces MSTARTVRMGVIGAGFARTTQIPALRALPGVEVVSLASARREKVEEAGRQLGVSHVTTDWREVVSRPDVTCVCISTPPALHRDITLAALEAGKAVLCEKPTALDAREAEAMWHAARERRVLALLDHELRFLPARQRMRALLRSGELGAVRGARVFYRNDNRASPERPWDWWSDASQGGGLLGAIGSHAVDTLRFMLGAEPDEVLGELATHTPERPDALTGQSRPVTSDDEARLLLRFGATTAAIEMSMVSSGKPVHGVEVSCARGGLRVEGRELWRSTVGARAWERVALPEEPPLPPGLPDNEWARGFLLLAGALTQALREGRASVEDAATLEDGWRNQRVLDAARRSHAERQWIRLSSGP
- a CDS encoding MarR family winged helix-turn-helix transcriptional regulator, coding for MRGMNGSGEQLERKTKPGSGPGQAGPAGDLPRQAWTLLFELMHTHMRNFPALAAEFDLSPVQAHVLRQLGEGPLAMSTLAAYLSCDASNVTGLVDRMEARGLVVRRSSEQDRRVKMLVLTEDGAALRERLLERIFEPPDAICGLPEEDLCALRDIMRRALGAQ
- a CDS encoding cation-translocating P-type ATPase — protein: MKDQPAAPERPDAPAPAGPPAGTKPPWHALPPDQVLTSLGSTAEGLTDEEARERLSRHGPNVLERAQGDGPLKLLWRQVNSPFIWVLIASAVLAVIMGKVTDGLVVAAVVVLNTLIGFVQEYRAGKAIESLSRMVPENATVIRAGRKLRVPAAQGVPGDVMELAPGDKVPADMRLLSARNLTVEEAALTGESVPAQKAVAPVPEEAELGDRASLLFGGTLVTSGSATAVVVATGQATELGRISTLLREATDLQTPLTKALAVIGKYITLGILVISAALLGVGLVRGYAVSEAVVVAITLAVAAIPEGLPAIVTIALAIGVQRMAARRAVIRKLPAVETLGSTTVICTDKTGTLTRNEMTVQALWTTHGRYALSGVGYSPKGALTRGGPPLEAPPPDVCELLLAGALCNDAALQPRDGQWDMTGDPTEAALLVAAEKVGMHVDDARQAHPRVDAIPFESENQFMATLHDDGKGGRRILLKGAPEVVLRRCALEDGCSSSSVLAEVDGLARQGMRVLAVAYREVTVSHVALRMEDVEGGLRLLGLEGMIDPPREEAMAAVRACHEAGITVKMITGDHPSTAAAIGAQLGLLKPGEEGVTGARLATTDDAALEEVALRSNVFARVAPEHKLRLVRALQRRQHVVAMTGDGVNDAPALKQANIGVAMGITGTAVAKDAADIVLTDDNFASIVAAVEEGRRVYDNLIKSLAFVLPTNLGLALILLFGVSLFPIQEVGGRLVPLMAMLPTQLLWINLVATVSLALPLAFEAREPDVMRRAPRDPEAPVLNRFVVMRTGLVALLMTAGAIGLFLWEYRRDIPRTGNAHALAEAQTMAVNTVISFQMFYLFMCRSLMGSVRKVGLFSNRSVFVGMGLLVLLQVAFMYLPFMQRVFGTAPLGLEDVGLSILVGAVVLPVVGLEKWLRQRKDDTDASSGRGAARLRERVPT
- a CDS encoding Rieske 2Fe-2S domain-containing protein, whose product is MEPTPKVIRHFHPVLSARALGTRPVRVEVAGRAYALFRDGTGQPAALADACPHRFAPLSKGTVRADGRLQCPYHGWRFDAEGRGSNPSQPELRHCDARSFQVVERYGYLWLAERDTPLSAMPDMGDEGYVFGGAFSTHFAAPLHVSLDNFSEDEHTPYVHTRLGWDDPNAGRVEFEARNLEDRTEVHYRAPQRPAPIMTVLGVRDGDFFQNDWVTRFDPVRSQYTIRWVAPDGSPRPFITRANIFFVPETARTTRLHVFSFLRTEQRLLRPLLPVAARAAMALTWWEVRDDARFITTVADTPYSHKGMRLDRFDAPLVHQRRLMERIYYGAGPKMTGAVVPLSREAPGG
- a CDS encoding TolC family protein, whose product is MSSFLALSLAATLAAAPPPTLTLEDALNRARKENLDLKAAQARLAQADTASRKAWAGYLPNVTVNGAITRNSIEAVIPAGPLAPVEIVIQPRVQMQAQGQVRQALIAPQLWAGIQAAYKAERVAELNVEQARREIFFGVAQAYYGTVAQAQAVAVQERLVELNSARAKDTQVRFEAGTVTRVALLRAEQDLARAEQDLIRARNAEASAKLVLATLLALDNPNFDVAPPPEPQVPEKTDTGVLVERSLEQRADVAAARESVELAQINKRGVWLSYLPNVQVSGTYNISNAAGLVGSNRIWLITLGASWTLWDGGLREANLQEASAVIAENRALQRKAELTARQEVNTAQLDLESALANRLKASQAVELARESHRLTEVSFKEGVATYLEVADANTALTQAEIGLVGERLQASLAGLRLLRAVGAFGARPLTTDLKVETSEAPFLQPLPEQTQPTQPTQEGPADAPRQP
- a CDS encoding DUF547 domain-containing protein produces the protein MTLGVGSMRAQYKSTTIPAWNGLRVTRGELEGRAAPVPLGYAPAPVATSSAPRRRPHVFAVLLAVAALLGAGGALHVQGLLPARVPSPATPFSYHDYEKVLRHVRPDGDVDFASVGRERKTLDGFVDSLASFSPHNRPDVFPTPEDALAYWLNAYNALVLQQVVDGYPYLETVQQPLLGRFFWGRSWALGGERLTLWALHNRVLRREFADPRIHLALFQAARGGPRLDGSHFQPEFLDSQLNEAGRRFVGDRRNVRLERDTVYLTSLFEEYREDFLAALPEGRGGNVLQFVWAFLPDTCEERPGCDTRSDLDRACGPRLDQCRIAFMERDWTLPDAAARP